From the genome of Vicia villosa cultivar HV-30 ecotype Madison, WI linkage group LG2, Vvil1.0, whole genome shotgun sequence, one region includes:
- the LOC131652019 gene encoding la-related protein 1C-like isoform X2 — protein sequence MALIGNEIPRHSSDDLQSSRLPVSSPWNHVVRRESEFVPAVSSSEEPFPSEALAVDDSSFFVESTDNGGEHNGGTDKKPASSNGAASEVRPVMDAQSWPALSDSAKAFTKSESPKGLLDGSSVPQSQSQVEDHVNLNNMAPTRQKSIKHNSSNASSNRGHTQHSAPQVAIVATGSHNSFPKDHTQRSGSVSNDHPQQRNTFRNRSSGPHQRGDGSHHHNHGNRRDQDWNSRRNFNGRDMNVPPRVSPRIIRPSLPPNSGQFIHPQSLRPFGGHMGFHELAPPVVFVAAPPPPPPLDSLRGVPFVPPMAHPTLYYAGPDPQLHSMIVSQIEYYFSNENLVRDTFLRQKMDDQGWVPIKLIAGFKKVMLLTDNIQLIMDAVRTSSVVEVQGDKIRRKIDWKKWIMPPPVQFHNVETPGVLTHDMLSEEVQNISLETTIYAGAGGPDSKSTGQVGFHGSDDSISMRN from the exons ATGGCCTTGATCGGTAACGAAATTCCCCGTCATTCCTCCGATGACCTCCAATCGAGTCGGCTTCCCGTCTCTTCGCCTTGGAACCATGTAGTTCGCCGCGAATCGGAGTTCGTTCCCGCCGTTTCTTCATCGGAGGAACCTTTTCCGTCCGAAGCACTGGCGGTTGATGATTCGAGCTTTTTTGTGGAGAGTACCGATAACGGTGGTGAGCACAATGGCGGCACTGATAAGAAACCTGCTTCCTCTAACGGCGCAGCTTCGGAGGTACGGCCGGTTATGGATGCACAGTCTTGGCCAGCGTTGTCTGATTCAGCTAAAGCTTTTACGAAATCGGAGTCACCCAAGGGTTTGTTAGATGGATCTTCTGTTCCTCAATCGCAG AGTCAAGTTGAAGATCATGTAAATTTAAACAATATGGCACCAACACGCCAGAAATCAATCAAACACAACAGTTCAAATGCCTCTTCTAACAGGGGCCACACACAACATTCTGCCCCCCAAGTTGCTATAGTTGCAACGGGATCTCACAACTCTTTTCCCAAAGACCATACACAGAGAAGTGGGTCTGTGTCCAATGATCATCCACAGCAGCGTAATACTTTTAGAAATCGCAGTAGTGGTCCACATCAGCGTGGAGATGGTTCTCACCATCATAACCATGGGAACAGGCGTGATCAAGATTGGAATAGTCGTCGAAATTTCAATGGTAGAGACATGAATGTGCCACCAAGAGTTTCTCCAAGAATAATAAGGCCATCTCTGCCTCCTAATTCTGGACAATTTATTCATCCACAATCATTGCGGCCTTTTGGTGGCCACATGGGATTCCATG AACTAGCACCTCCAGTGGTATTTGTCGCAGctccacctccacctccaccCCTGGATTCACTAAGAGGTGTTCCCTTTGTGCCTCCAATGGCACATCCCACTCTTTATTATGCAGGGCCAGACCCTCAGTTGCATAGTATGATAGTTAGTCAGATTGAGTACTATTTTAG TAATGAAAATTTAGTCAGGGATACATTCTTGCGGCAGAAAATGGATGACCAGGGCTGGGTTCCGATAAAACTAATTGCAGGCTTCAAAAAG GTCATGCTTTTGACAGACAATATACAGCTTATAATGGATGCAGTTCGAACTTCATCTGTTGTTGAAGTGCAG ggAGACAAAATAAGGAGGAAAATTGATTGGAAGAAATGGATCATGCCTCCTCCTGTTCAGTTTCATAATGTTGAAACTCCAGGAGTGCTGACTCATGACATGCTCTCGGAAGAAGTGCAGAACATTTCTCTGGAGACCACTATCTATGCTGGTGCCGGAGGACCAGATAGCAAAAGTACTGGTCAAGTTGGTTTTCATGGCTCTGATGACTCTATTTCAATGAGAAATTAA
- the LOC131652019 gene encoding la-related protein 1C-like isoform X1, translating to MALIGNEIPRHSSDDLQSSRLPVSSPWNHVVRRESEFVPAVSSSEEPFPSEALAVDDSSFFVESTDNGGEHNGGTDKKPASSNGAASEVRPVMDAQSWPALSDSAKAFTKSESPKGLLDGSSVPQSQGMESMPSSSSQMQSQVEDHVNLNNMAPTRQKSIKHNSSNASSNRGHTQHSAPQVAIVATGSHNSFPKDHTQRSGSVSNDHPQQRNTFRNRSSGPHQRGDGSHHHNHGNRRDQDWNSRRNFNGRDMNVPPRVSPRIIRPSLPPNSGQFIHPQSLRPFGGHMGFHELAPPVVFVAAPPPPPPLDSLRGVPFVPPMAHPTLYYAGPDPQLHSMIVSQIEYYFSNENLVRDTFLRQKMDDQGWVPIKLIAGFKKVMLLTDNIQLIMDAVRTSSVVEVQGDKIRRKIDWKKWIMPPPVQFHNVETPGVLTHDMLSEEVQNISLETTIYAGAGGPDSKSTGQVGFHGSDDSISMRN from the exons ATGGCCTTGATCGGTAACGAAATTCCCCGTCATTCCTCCGATGACCTCCAATCGAGTCGGCTTCCCGTCTCTTCGCCTTGGAACCATGTAGTTCGCCGCGAATCGGAGTTCGTTCCCGCCGTTTCTTCATCGGAGGAACCTTTTCCGTCCGAAGCACTGGCGGTTGATGATTCGAGCTTTTTTGTGGAGAGTACCGATAACGGTGGTGAGCACAATGGCGGCACTGATAAGAAACCTGCTTCCTCTAACGGCGCAGCTTCGGAGGTACGGCCGGTTATGGATGCACAGTCTTGGCCAGCGTTGTCTGATTCAGCTAAAGCTTTTACGAAATCGGAGTCACCCAAGGGTTTGTTAGATGGATCTTCTGTTCCTCAATCGCAG GGTATGGAAAGCATGCCTTCTTCCTCTTCGCAAATGCAGAGTCAAGTTGAAGATCATGTAAATTTAAACAATATGGCACCAACACGCCAGAAATCAATCAAACACAACAGTTCAAATGCCTCTTCTAACAGGGGCCACACACAACATTCTGCCCCCCAAGTTGCTATAGTTGCAACGGGATCTCACAACTCTTTTCCCAAAGACCATACACAGAGAAGTGGGTCTGTGTCCAATGATCATCCACAGCAGCGTAATACTTTTAGAAATCGCAGTAGTGGTCCACATCAGCGTGGAGATGGTTCTCACCATCATAACCATGGGAACAGGCGTGATCAAGATTGGAATAGTCGTCGAAATTTCAATGGTAGAGACATGAATGTGCCACCAAGAGTTTCTCCAAGAATAATAAGGCCATCTCTGCCTCCTAATTCTGGACAATTTATTCATCCACAATCATTGCGGCCTTTTGGTGGCCACATGGGATTCCATG AACTAGCACCTCCAGTGGTATTTGTCGCAGctccacctccacctccaccCCTGGATTCACTAAGAGGTGTTCCCTTTGTGCCTCCAATGGCACATCCCACTCTTTATTATGCAGGGCCAGACCCTCAGTTGCATAGTATGATAGTTAGTCAGATTGAGTACTATTTTAG TAATGAAAATTTAGTCAGGGATACATTCTTGCGGCAGAAAATGGATGACCAGGGCTGGGTTCCGATAAAACTAATTGCAGGCTTCAAAAAG GTCATGCTTTTGACAGACAATATACAGCTTATAATGGATGCAGTTCGAACTTCATCTGTTGTTGAAGTGCAG ggAGACAAAATAAGGAGGAAAATTGATTGGAAGAAATGGATCATGCCTCCTCCTGTTCAGTTTCATAATGTTGAAACTCCAGGAGTGCTGACTCATGACATGCTCTCGGAAGAAGTGCAGAACATTTCTCTGGAGACCACTATCTATGCTGGTGCCGGAGGACCAGATAGCAAAAGTACTGGTCAAGTTGGTTTTCATGGCTCTGATGACTCTATTTCAATGAGAAATTAA
- the LOC131652020 gene encoding uncharacterized protein LOC131652020 isoform X2: MDDNNSDEESDNTATMSTISQHNFINNSETMCISIVENMREDYGLYVWPCAVILGEYVWQQKERFSGANVVELGAGTCLPGLVAAKVGANVTLTDDSSRLEVLDNMRRVCNLNKLECNVLGLTWGVWDSSIFDLRPTIILGADVLYDSNAFDDLFATVTFLLRNSPESTFITSYHNRSPS; this comes from the exons ATGGACGATAATAATTCAGACGAAGAATCTGACAACACCGCCACTATGAGCACAATTTCTCAGCACAATTTCATCAACAATTCCGAAACCATGTGCATCTCCATCGTTGAG AACATGAGGGAGGATTACGGCCTATACGTCTGGCCTTGCGCTGTAATTCTCGGCGAGTATGTTTGGCAACAGAAGGAGCGATTTTCAGGAGCTAACGTTGTTGAG CTTGGTGCTGGAACTTGCTTACCCGGTTTGGTTGCTGCAAAAGTTGGTGCCAATGTCACTCTTACTGATGACTCCAGCAGATTAGAG GTGCTTGACAATATGAGAAGAGTTTGTAACTTGAATAAACTTGAGTGCAAT GTGCTAGGACTGACGTGGGGAGTTTGGGATTCATCCATATTTGATTTACGACCAACAATTATTCTAGGGGCTGATGTGTTGTATGACTCGAATG CTTTTGATGACCTCTTTGCAACTGTGACATTCCTGCTCCGAAATTCACCTGAATCAACTTTTATAACTTCATATCATAATAGAAG TCCTTCCTAA
- the LOC131652020 gene encoding uncharacterized protein LOC131652020 isoform X1 — MDDNNSDEESDNTATMSTISQHNFINNSETMCISIVENMREDYGLYVWPCAVILGEYVWQQKERFSGANVVELGAGTCLPGLVAAKVGANVTLTDDSSRLEVLDNMRRVCNLNKLECNVLGLTWGVWDSSIFDLRPTIILGADVLYDSNAFDDLFATVTFLLRNSPESTFITSYHNRSGHHLIEFLMRKWGLKCVKLLDGFSILPSFKASQLSGNIQLAEIALISKDNA; from the exons ATGGACGATAATAATTCAGACGAAGAATCTGACAACACCGCCACTATGAGCACAATTTCTCAGCACAATTTCATCAACAATTCCGAAACCATGTGCATCTCCATCGTTGAG AACATGAGGGAGGATTACGGCCTATACGTCTGGCCTTGCGCTGTAATTCTCGGCGAGTATGTTTGGCAACAGAAGGAGCGATTTTCAGGAGCTAACGTTGTTGAG CTTGGTGCTGGAACTTGCTTACCCGGTTTGGTTGCTGCAAAAGTTGGTGCCAATGTCACTCTTACTGATGACTCCAGCAGATTAGAG GTGCTTGACAATATGAGAAGAGTTTGTAACTTGAATAAACTTGAGTGCAAT GTGCTAGGACTGACGTGGGGAGTTTGGGATTCATCCATATTTGATTTACGACCAACAATTATTCTAGGGGCTGATGTGTTGTATGACTCGAATG CTTTTGATGACCTCTTTGCAACTGTGACATTCCTGCTCCGAAATTCACCTGAATCAACTTTTATAACTTCATATCATAATAGAAG TGGACATCACCTTATTGAGTTTTTGATGCGAAAATGGGGTTTGAAGTGTGTCAAGCTTCTTGATGGGTTTTCTATCCTGCCATCCTTCAAGGCTTCTCAGCTAAGTGGTAACATCCAATTGGCTGAGATAGCTCTAATATCGAAAGATAATGCTTGA